TCTACGCATATATAAATACCTCCATTCTCTCCTCATGCAAACAAAACACCAATCGATCAGGAGCCATTCGTTCCGTTCATCGCTCTGCAGCACCTGATCGACCAACTTTTTTACATAAGAAGGTATATAtgccgatatatatatatataatatggtaACACCCTCACCTGCTAGCTCTTCGATTTTGCAGTAGATTAATAATGATATGCGCGTTCCCCTAGCTTCCAACtgggtttaaattttaattagaactATGTTACAGTTAGCGTCCTCCCCTTCTCATGACGAGCCCTGTGGTCTGCAGCTGCAGCGGCAGATCATGCATGGATCTGAACTAcatatgaacaacaacaacaacaacaacaaaattcATCTGATTTAGGGCCCCATTGGTAATTTGAACGATTATTATGTGAATCAATTCGTAGCCGCTAGGTTCTCAGCTCTATATATAACCTGATATgcgtatacatatatatgactGGGTTACAAGTCAAGCTATATAGCCAGAAAGATATCCATTGGTTAATTCCTGCTGAGTTCAAAATCTTTGTCTgtcataaatatgtatatagagcATCTGCAGTTAGAACTGAACTGAACTGTCAAAATTAATAGAGCAATGCTAGTTTgtagacttagcatttctcATATTAATATGACACCCGCGCGAGAAAATGATTTAGAAGttgtcttatttttttaaaaaaaaagaaaaatgagcaagcatatataggtaattaatataattagatCTCTCCCAGTTCATTTttttctgtcttttttttttaaaaaaaaatctgtaaattcttttattatttgttcGTAGTAAAAGGTGAAAGATGGGAAAAGTCCTGGTATCCATTATTGCTCTCCTTGTTACACTATCGCATCTGGGTGCGTGCCATGGAGTAAAGCCAGTCCCAGCTGGGGAACAAGGTAATTGAGTTTTTTAGTGGAATTCATGGGGTGCCTTCTTTGGTTACTCCCTTTAACATATTTATTAGGATTTCttcaaataaacaataaaagcaTTCGTAAGATGGATGCAGTTTAAACTATTGTTTGTTTGTGAATTATACGCGCGTTTAAATTCGTGTTTGCGTACTAACTCACCTggtttttctcttcttattccattttttttttctctttttcgtaGGATACAAATTAATTCAGGCTTTCTTTATGGGCAAGCATTAGCAATTAGTCGTGAAAGTTACATAAAACTGAACGTTCATATACAGGATCAAATTCTTGTCACACCATTTTCACATAGCATTAATGTGATGCAGAATTTCTTTGACATATATGTACGCCAGGATGCCAGCCAGAAATTTCGTAGGAGAAAAATTGGTTCAAATAATGTTGCTACATGATGTCAATTGTTAATCTTAATTAATCACATCTTTGGTGAAAATGCAATAAATTATACAACCGATTTTTCGGTGGTCTAATAACACCTGTAGTTCTTTTTGCGGTGCTTCTGTGTACATGCGCGTCTTTTCAACAGGAAACAAGATCATTCCGGCACAAGCCGCGGTGTCCAGCTCAATCTGCAACTCATGTTTGGAGTCTTCAAGAAGAGCTGAAAAGGAACTGAACGATGTAAACCTGTTTGAAGAGGTTGACATACTGATAAGTGAAGGGTGCAGCTCTTTGCCGCCTAATTTTAAAGCCAAGGTACACGCAGAGTTCGTTAAAACCCTCTGCCTTTTGCATTTCTCTTTATCTTAATGAAAGATTACCGTATTATATCGTACAGTGTTTGGCGGAGTCCAGAGCTTTCGTAGATGAAGCCAGAGTATCTTTGGCGAACTTGTTCCACAAAGAAACTCTTTGCGGCAGGACGGGATTATGCACGGACAGCAAATATGCGCTTCCGACTAATAATGATCAGCTACTTGTATTGCCCACCATGTCGCCCAGGGTAAGTAGAGCTTGCATCATGTCGACCGCTAGCTAATTACCGCTAACAAACATTAAAGTGCTGCACCCTTCATGTAAAGCCGCCCCTTCATTCCGAGTGATCATGCTAACATGTTGCAGTTATCTTGATTTTGAAGCATAACCGGAGGCATGCGATGATCGAACGCCCTACATGTTCGGTTTTTAGTAGGTGATTTTGTAACTCTTCAATGTGGTTGAATAAACTTTCGCATATTTGCAGAGGGAGGATCAAACGTGCTTGGATTGCCGAAAAGGGGTAAAGAATATTGCTGCTGCATTAAGGAAACCAAAGATTAAGGTAGTAATAATAAATCAGATGGTTTGCCACCGATCAAACAAATAACAAATGATCCGGTCGACTGCACTGTCCATTGTTCTTTTACTTCCCCTTTCCCACTTTTCTTCCTGCTCATTTGTTCTTCCTCTTTCATTTCGCATTAGATAAAAGTAATGAAGACTGTTCTCGCATTATGCGAAGAAGCAGAGGAGGAGGAACGCACGGTAAGCATTTTTCAGATAACCGAATTTATGGTTGATCATCTGGCTAAAGACGCGCGGCtttttcactatatatatatatatatatatatatcacacaaACTGAGATTGCTCTATTTCTCCTCTTCTGAAATGGCAGTGCAAGGACAAAATCCGCAATTATGTCAATCTCATCCTGACAGGGCTCGACAACGTCAGAGCAAGTGAACTGTGCCGCCTCCTGGGTATGTGCGACGCGGGCAATTCCGTTTGATCCGATCAAGTCTTCGATATTTATAAGCACTATTTGATCTTCCCAGCTTTTATCAGCAATTCGCCTGAATAACTTCGTATGCCGCGCGCGTATTGACGGACATATGCAGGGATGCTGTTAAtgaactatatatttatatggagTTAGCAATCCTGAACACCAGTTTTGTACCTTTCTTTCCAGTGTGAGAATTTTAGTCTGGCAATAACAATCATCAAATATTCTTCCATTCTCGTCTTTAACTATATTGCACGGCCAATATCGGCGCGACCCGCCCGTTCTAGTAGAAAACACTGGCACATTGGCACGCATTGGCACAAATTTAgttctattaaattatatatcctaaaaaattagtattttagaCTGGTTTAATATCTCTAAGATTTATAAAGTAGTTTATAGCTTATGCCTTacactatttaataaaatagaaTTACAAACATCATAATAAccaaaaatatgtatattttatacttatatTACAAAAGTATTAGACAAAATATATTGAGCTTTAAAAAACATTAATAAagcaaactatatataataaaaatttgatgtacaaaaatgtaaaagaaaatacaaaaaattgtGCTTGCCATTCAAAAGTTAGAATAGTGCCCGACACTCCTTCAGGTCACGAAATTCATCAATGATTGGATCAATAGTAAACTTCTCGGTAATTTCTCTTTCAatatacacaatcaaacaatgaGTGACAAAGTCATCATCCATCTTATTCTGGAGATCGGTTTTGATAGTGTTCATAGCGGAAAATGTCCGTTTGGTAGTTGCAGTTGAAAGTGGAAGAATCAGTACAAGTTTAACTAATCGATAGAGAAGGGGATAATTTCTTACTTTCTTGTTGCCACCGACCATTGACATAACTGAGAAATTGTTGTCAATTTTTGCAAATTGGATTGCcgcgaaattttaaattcataatgaCGAAGCTCTATTCTTAACAATTATTTCTCTAACTCGGTAAAATCTTGAGGATAATACCTTGTTGCACTATTACAAAtatcatcaaaatattaaaagatttgCAACCATCTTTAGGATCCAAAGTACCGCTTAGAGTAAGTAATTCTATCATATTGTCACCAAATCTTGTATTCAGTTCTCGCAATTGGCAATCTTTTGCACCATTAAAAATATCAACTCGATAGTGATGCTCAAGTGTAATGTGGTCTCATTGAAGGCCAGCACGACCTCCTCTTCCCACATAAGGAGCAGACATAACTGGAACTTATATGCCCTAGTTCGTAAATAACTTTACTTTGTCAAAAAAGGAACCCATCTTTCATCTCTAAGCTTTTGAGTAAGTGATTTTGTAAATGTTACATGATGCATAGCATTAATAATATCTTGAGATTTACATTGCAAATGTTGATAAAGAATGTAGGTCACCTCTGTTATTACTTTCATGAGATGCAAGATAAACACAAATTCAAAAGATGTCATTGCCTTATGAGCTAAATGTGCTTCACCACATTGAAATGCATTGGATCCTTCATCAATAATATTCTCTAAAATTGTGCATGTTGCCTTAAATATTCTTAGCAAACTTGTAATTGATCTGAAGTGTGAACTCAACAAGTATCACCGGCTCTTTGCGAAGTGCCAACTTGATTGAGTCTGGTTCCTGTCTCAGCCTTATTGTTTTCATTGATTTTGGCAATttcaaactataaaattttttcagttCATCATTTCCCTTGGTAGATGATCCAAGAATGTTGACAATAGTACTTAATTTTGAGTAAAATTCATATACCTCAAGAACATCTTTAGATACCGCAACCAAAGCCAATTAGAGACGATGGGCTAAACAATAGATACAGTAAGCATAAGGACAATCATTAGAAATTAATGTTTTCAATTCATCATTCCATTCACCTCCCATATTACTCACCCCGTCaaaggggtgtaatgtgggttATGCAAGGTTGGCACCGCCCATATTCACCTGGGCCTAATCGGGCTAGGGTTCGGCCCGGGCCTGCTTGAATAAAACTTGGGTTGGGTCGTGCCGGGCCAGATTTCATGGATGcttggcccagcacggccctccGGCCCGGATGGCACGTGCCTTGTCAGGCCGGGCCGGGCTCCATGCCGAccagttaattttttaaatttttttaaaaaatatataacaatattaaaaaataaaaaataaattagttctCCTTTCGATTTTCGCTAATCTGTtagctaaaaaaatttattaaaatatttataaagtaatgaaaatttgaaataattttaaaagatttatattgaaattaaaaaaaaaaaactcttttttctgAAAGGTCAGGAAACCTTATGGGGGATGGACCTATCTCTTTAGAAGGGTCTAGGGCCTAGGGCCTTAGGCCTTTCTTTTTATCTCCCTTAGGAGTTGGAGAGCTAATTAGCTCCCCAAATCCCAAGGTGTTACCTGGTCCCCAACTCCCCAAAGACTCCCTAGGACAGGGCCGGGCTATGCTGGCTCAGCAGGCATGTCCTATGCAGGCCATGTCGTGCTGGGCCAAGCTGTCGGCCGAACTATCAGCCTCGCACGGCCCAGGCCAATAACGAACCATGTCGTGCCGATCCGACGAGCTAAGTAGTaatggcccagcacggcccatgATGCCGAGTCGGACTGACTCGACACAGGTTCTAGCCCACCACGGCCCTTGATGCCGAGTCACCCAGCTCGACACAGGTTCTACAATACCCGTGTCGTGCCTAGGCCCGGCCCGTAGCCATTCTGTGGGCAGCCCGACCCATTTTACATCCCTTCCCCGTTATAACCTTGGCGTCGAATATTTTGAACATCAACACTATAATGAGAAAGAATGAAATAAATTGCATTTTTCATAGTTAATGCTTTACCATCCGAGATGTGAACAAGACCAAAAAAATCTTTACTGAACAAAACCTTATACGTCAACAAATCTAAAAACAATAGCTAACTGCTCCTATTTTGATTCTTATCACGTGCTTCATCAAccattatagaaaattttgagtcGCCAATTTCATCTCGAATTTTTCTTCTTACTTTTTTTGctagaactttcaaattttctttttgcatATTCGCGAAGTATAAGAAGCATTTTGCGGAGCCTTTTCTAAAATAACTTTTGCAATatctttattaagaaaaaagagaacACTTCCAACATTTCCAGAAAATTACCCCGATCAATAGATTCTTTACTTTCGTCCTAACCTCTCATAGCACAtccttgaaaagaaaaatatctaaCTACAATTATTGATGCTTTTAGGCGTAAACGATTGTGCCTTTTGTTGTGATATATGACTATGAAGCACAATTTGAATATgttgaaattattttataaattcttcGCAAACTTTTTCGACAACTTTATAAGGTGAGTTTGGTTCTCTACCTATCTAATTTAGAAAAGTACATCTTTTTCCATCTTTAACTTTTTTCAATTATAAAAACTGTTAACGGTGGAGAGATTTTGTGAAAATTGCCCATGTAGTTTGTGAAAAAGAAAGTATGATAGACAAAATACAGCATCTTTGGTTGGAGAATATTGTAACCACGATTTGAATGATTCAAATCATGGAGGTTAGAAGCGACGTTGATGAGAAAGAGGCCTACTTTTTGGACATTCCAAAAGTCTCAAGTGACATGGACCATTGATTGTATATGCCCGTCGAACTTCATCACGTTGTTCAACGGGATAATCCCAAATTTGGAGTCGTAATCCAGGATCACGTTCAAAGGGCATTTCATTAGTCTCTCTAACTTCTATTCTTGAAGATTTCAAATGACAACTTTGCAAATCTTTATAAATAGCTTCTTGTTCATCGGCTTTCaagttttcaatatttttttttttaaaaaagaattgagTGTAGTTGTCGTTCCCATTAAAACAATAATGGCCTAGATATCTACAGCAAATTATGTGAAGAAATCAAGTATTAATATCGAGTTTATATAAGATAATTTCTAAATCATGTAGAATTATgtaaaaaaacaacaataaactCTTAAAAGTAAGttgcaaataataattattctacTAATAACAAATAATTTAGTCAACAATGACAATAATGTAAATTGTAAGTTGTAAGCCATAAGTTCACAACACTATTAGTCTACAACACGACAAcagtaatagtaataaaaatatagagagGAGGGCCTGAAGGTATATTTGACCTTGGCTAGTCATACGAAGAGCTTGCAGTCGCCGACTACCGATTGCTAGAATCAATGACTACGACGAGCGAGTAAAAGAAGAGAGATGAGTCGACGATAGTGTACCACCTGTTGAAAGCAATGACAGCGGTGAGCAAAGAAAAGGCAACAAGCTAAAAGCCGATGTAGTCAACAAGAATCAAAGAAGTGGAGAGGAGGCAGAGGGCGGTCGGAGAGGCGTAGGGCTGAGCTCGAAGGCGAGCAGCGAGCTagaaaaagggagaaagagagattgagagaaaaagagattgAAAAAAGAAAGCGACTGAGACTCTGAGAGAGAGCGAttgaaagaagagagagaaacaaaaacagaaagagaaagagacaaCATGAGTTGTTGCTAGTAGGAGGTGGCGTGGCGCGGGCCATCATGAGGATTTTGTGGCCCACAAGgcaacactattttttttaaaaaaaaattattttggccCCTAAAGTTtacaatattttaacttttgtaataacttagtaatGGACTTTTATATAAGTTTAAAAATGTTGTGAGCCATGGCCATTGTGGGCCTGCACATGGCTCTGTCCCTAGCTTTAAAGTGTAAACGATTGTTTGTCTTTTGTTGTGATGTATGTCTATGAAGCACATTTTGAATACGTTTAGATTATTTCATCAATTCTTCGCAAGCTCTTTTGGCAAACTTTATACGGTGAGTTTGGTTCTCTACCTATATGATTTAGAAAAGCACATCTTTTttcatctttaaatttttttaaattatgaaaaCCGTTGCATTTTGTGAAGAATGTCCATATGGTTTGTTAAAAAGAAAGCATGGTTGACAAAATACGGCATTTTTGCTTAGAGAATATTCTAACCACGATTTGAATAATTCAAACCATGAAGGTTAGAAGCGACATTGATGGGAAAGAGGCTCACTTTTTGGATATTCCAAAAATCTCGGTTGATATAGACCAATGATTATATATGTCCGTCGAACTTCATCACGTTGTTCAATTGGATAATCCCAAATTTGGGTCGTAATCCAACATCTTGCTCAAAGGGCATGTCAATAtcctttttaatttctattcttgGATATTTCAAATGACAATTTTGGGAACTCGGATTTTCATCTTTATAAATAGTTTCTTGTTCATTAGCTTCCgagttttcaatattttttctttgaaaaaatcAAGTGTAGTTATCGTTCCTATTAAAACAATAATGGTCTAGAGATctacaaaaaattatatcaagAAATCAAATATTAAGATCGAgtatatataagataatttgCAAATCATGTagaattatgtataaaaaaacaataataaaatctaaAGTAAAATTGCAAATAATATTCCAAAAGTCCCAATGACATGAACCATTGATTATATATGCCTGTCGAACTTTGTCACGTTGTTCAACAGGACAATCCCAAATCTGCAGTCGTAATCCGCGATCACGCTCAAAAagtatgtgtcacgccccggggcccaaAACAAAACCTTTTTACaaatcagagttgcggaaattttttatttttgaaaacagTTTAGTCCACATgatgtacagacccgccacaaatacaaagtttctctACCAATACGGATAGAGTCTTCTTTATATTTGCATGGCATACCCAACAACAACATTAGGATCATAACAACAACCTACATTCACCAATCCACAAGCAATAGATGTGATACAATTCCATACAGCTAGCCACCCTTAAAAATGATGTATGCCTTTAAACACttcttaggcgctggatgatgcgatgcacaataCAGTAATCATCCTTTTTAAAAGTGCTCCCACCCGGAAggtttgtttttaaactctaattgttcatccatgaaaaccatttaaaatctttttaaaactgttttccacatGAAAACTCAATCTTTGAAAACCGACTAtttcgaggggtagaaaactacaACGCATGAATACATAAATCCAAATACCAAAGATTCataaatgtcacgcccccgccccgaggccgataccaatttggcccggttcgggcgcggcgaacggaccgccgaacggacagcacctcccctgtccgcccaaggctcaaacgactagattgtgtacaacaagttcccaggaaacaacttgaatgcatacacaatcaaacaaatacatcgagagcacaatcagtgctaTACAGTACGAGAGCAAGCACCACAAGTAATACAACCATAAAAGTGAGtgaaagagagatacttaactattctattacatccattcaacttaatacaattattacaatttgCATTCTTCTAAACCTGTACAATATatacaatcctctcaaaacctcaccctatacatcaacCTACTCTCAAAATAGGTACAGGGTGtaactaatgcataaaggaaagtaAACCTCTACTAATatcactagggcgctacgcccttgccgcgatcctctccGGGGGCGCTCGGactcggacctgcaacatggtggagtgagaactacgaatagttcccagtgggttcggccgccgactccgccgatctccccactaggtctaagcaggcacagatagatatgcagatagataggtatatGGAATTGAAAGCATTAACAGTAATAAGCAGCTATGAACTAAgatctatcaatgcctcaatccaatgTGATGCATGCATGGAACTCATAGTAAGAAGGCCGGCTATCGtactactatgttcaacaacgAAGTCATTCATCCGATTACCCAATTTCTCGGCGAACGCAAGGCtcgctcacagtctcacgtgtgtaagtctcataggggaggaggctagctattcacctaccccgagacagcctgcggacactacactggtccaagggcactacactggccccctctCGTGCCAACCttcggagtgcactacctgtgaggagctacctccacaggtgcagacaggctaagtgagctcgatccaatctcatgaactgggaacaccctaacCAACCAGGGGTGATAACAATAAAATCAGGTGTCTAGTAGTCAATCACATAGTATCTCAACTATACTAGTGTTCTCATGCCACTCTTGTCCTCTTTAATGtcactagatgccactcgttcaatggttaaggttaactagatgccactcattctcattacactagtttacaatatactaggttctcattctCATAGACAtattcatcacatatagggttaactaTCTCATAGTgttcaactcatgcatactaagtTCTTATTCATTGTATCCACAACCCGAACTATCATTAGCATGCAAGGATATGTACAAtcacatttaacaccctataatgctatacTGCAATATGTAATTGATCGACAATAgtacttagacataaagagcagttcgactgcttcgggatggcactcccccaccttttggtagcACTGTAAAGCTAGAAAACTCGACGTCGCGGCCCTcgcacgtcgcttcaactcctcggggcaaaaCGAACCCTCAAGTACTCGTTTTGGCGATAACTGCGCAATCGCTAgtcgaatcgacgaaccgtcttcgccaacgcgttcagggacctagcaattaggtttgcgacccatcaaaatagatcaaaactctagatttgccaaaatcccaaatcggagccctaggtctcaacaatggagaaatccgcggtgcgagcttcaaattcgagctcgaaccttctccctagcttcaataggttccatttgaaccatttctaaaccataaaaccctaacccaagaaatccaccatggtagggttagaagcttaccttcaaaagcCTAGCccaatgagaggaagaagatgaggaagacaaTCTTCacccttgtcttcttcttcttctacttcttctccttcctctcctttctttcttctcctttctcttcctttccttttttttctttctagagagagagagagagcaaaagagtgtgagagggagagagcaatgagagggagagaggggttcccaagccttcatataggccattttacagaaaaccccctccactttttattttctgaaacAGCCCccactgggccattttcgggtacgaggaccggtccctctgagGGAGGACTGGTCCCCCGAGAGCTGCCCAAAAatacgcgtacgggaaccggtccccacaCTGAGGGACTGGTCCTCGAGAGCTTTTTCCTAAAAATGGgggctacgggaaccggtcccctcccacagggactggtccccgagagcatgaaATCTGCTCTTCACTCCAAGCTCTCGCGGGTCCGTCCTTAATGCACTTTTGACGTTTTTGATGTTCTCAGACTTTCCGAAGCACACCaactcgacaattagtcaatTCTAAACATAGTCAAATCCTCGGAtctcgagaattcacttcccttacaatAAAACTCCGATTGCATACATAATAGAAAACACCAACTCATACAGGTTCACGATTATTCAAGCAATAACAATGATCATCTAACTAAACCATTTCATTACTTAAACTACTAAAtgcgaaaagaaaaataaccagggtgacgatCGTTAACGCAACCTAGCTAGGACGTCCTCCCGTCGCACCAAAAACCAACTTCTCGCCCATGCCACCTAGGGAAATGGGAGGTGAAAAACCATAACAAGGTTTCCCGGTGGGTATGACAGAGCCATGAAGGCAAATTGTATTCACTGAAAAACAgagatagaacaacagataGGCATATGTCGTAATACAAAAGCAACTAcggtagtaatagaaacaggataGTAAATGAGCAAGAacctgaaagttttgaggagcccaagggtctatctagattgtatccaacacctagaggggggtgaataggtgtaacggccaaaaaatcacaaatctcaatgcgatcaaaataaatgtaatataccgaaaattcagaaagtaaatatcgaactttagtcaaattgaccaaagtgcgaggatggtacacttcggaaagtccgaaggtgttaaaacgatcaaaaatgcgttgtggaaggttttcgagagctaaagaatcaaattctgcaaagctgcagattttcagctctcggggaccggtccctggtgggagagaccggtccccgaacgcatatgaaatgagacagccgaaaaatcggctaagtcctgagaaagtagctctcgggaatcggtccctgtccgagagaccggtccccgagagaccggtcccccaaagagagaccggttgccctgtGCGCAGCAAttctggctgcgcggggagagccttcgggaaccggtccctgaaggagagaccggtccccgcctgcgcgaacagcccagtcctggctgtgtgaaagagtgaaagttgaggggtttattagcatttttgcagcccaatggttatgtatgagggacatgagggcttttctctcattccactccctctcacactctctcctctctttctctctctagaagacaaagaaggagaagaagaagacaaagNNNNNNNNNNNNNNNNNNNNNNNNNNNNNNNNNNNNNNNNNNNNNNNNNNNNNNNNNNNNNNNNNNNNNNNNNNNNNNNNNNNNNNNNNNNNNNNNNNNNNNNNNNNNNNNNNNNNNNNNNNNNNNNNNNNNNNNNNNNNNNNNNNNNNNNNNNNNNNNNNNNNNNNNNNNNNNNNNNNNNNNNNNNNNNNNNNNNNNNNNNNNNNNNNNNNNNNNNNNNNNNNNNNNNNNNNNNNNNNNNNNNNNNNNNNNNNNNNNNNNNNNNNNNNNNNNNNNNNNNNNNNNNNNNNNNNNNNNNNNNNNNNNNNNNNNNNNNNNNNNNNNNNNNNNNNNNNNNNNNNNNNNNNNNNNNNNNNNNNNNNNNNNNNNNNNNNNNNNNNNNNNNNNNNNNNNNNNNNNNNNNNNNNNNNNNNNNNNNNNNNNNNNNNNNNNNNNNNNNNNNNN
This window of the Ananas comosus cultivar F153 linkage group 19, ASM154086v1, whole genome shotgun sequence genome carries:
- the LOC109725003 gene encoding uncharacterized protein LOC109725003, producing MGKVLVSIIALLVTLSHLGACHGVKPVPAGEQGNKIIPAQAAVSSSICNSCLESSRRAEKELNDVNLFEEVDILISEGCSSLPPNFKAKCLAESRAFVDEARVSLANLFHKETLCGRTGLCTDSKYALPTNNDQLLVLPTMSPRREDQTCLDCRKGVKNIAAALRKPKIKIKVMKTVLALCEEAEEEERTCKDKIRNYVNLILTGLDNVRASELCRLLGMCDAGNSV